The Lentzea guizhouensis genome contains a region encoding:
- a CDS encoding TIR domain-containing protein: protein MSDEPGYDAFISYSRALDGTLAPELHRGVQRFAKPWYRQRALRVFLDDASLSANPGLWTSIEAALGRSRWLVLLASPEAAASTWVNREVDWWLAHRSAQQVLVVLTSGEYSSSVPPSLRVALGQEPRWVDLRWLRSAGQVDPSNPRLREAVADIASAVRGVPKDDLVGEHIRQHRRTVRLARGAVAALVLLTVGVLIAAFLAVGQRDSARAQARTASARGLASAAVAALRTDLSLAQALAAEAYRVEANGQTRAALFQALTASPQLDRYVSVGAWSSLAASADGEVVVAGTEDGRVVRLDLAGGRSEQRLGDRPVRSVAISADGGVVAAASAGSGLRWDVAGGVRTFDLPDGDPDVLAAVSPSGRFSAVYSTTATATDDSGASAGTRIVHDGQTDRVLTRADTTFPLLFLRMTDDDTLLEVSYDNWVRRAPATLDVKSATPANVMPGNGVTPGLSADGAHLGYSWENGTELWHTTATAPAHNAPQRRVPPGRASPSSVGVSNDGARTAVADTGTIFVYDMTGPDPGERLRLEGNSATPFVEFLGDNDHLVSAARDQLVLWDLTANTRIGSTLPVQVPLVCTACPAASVAVSNGKTAITAGAELTVDTRALTVDPPDAFGPAVWRGDHLYVVTTPDGIGETWEVRDGMRRLARWQGQVSATDVLAMGVSADERRVVTVNELGDVQVLEGADLAAARTIPLGRRLDQDGWRPSPHLAAVSPDASSAVVVTPTSVELVDAVSGARRSLPGGGASSVTFTGDSLLVQRSDSIEVWDLAGSVRRHSFRTDPSYLPGIAAGSTFVTQMRRDRVMVVFAVTGEQVGEIRLAPQVSRYGRIGMAFDGDQRVLTAVSETDLRSWDLSAENWVRAACTSAGRDLTAEEWQRYVGSAPPDLTCG, encoded by the coding sequence GTGAGCGACGAGCCCGGATACGACGCGTTCATCTCGTACAGCCGGGCTCTGGACGGGACGCTCGCGCCTGAGCTGCACCGCGGGGTCCAGCGGTTCGCGAAGCCCTGGTACCGGCAGCGGGCGTTGCGGGTGTTCCTCGACGACGCCTCGCTGTCGGCCAACCCGGGCCTGTGGACCTCGATCGAGGCCGCGCTGGGCCGGTCCCGGTGGCTGGTGCTGCTGGCGTCACCGGAGGCGGCGGCGTCGACGTGGGTGAACCGCGAGGTCGACTGGTGGCTGGCACACCGGTCGGCGCAGCAGGTGCTGGTGGTGCTGACGTCGGGCGAGTACTCGTCGTCGGTGCCGCCGTCGCTGCGGGTGGCGCTGGGCCAGGAACCGCGCTGGGTCGACCTGCGGTGGCTGCGCTCGGCGGGCCAGGTCGACCCGTCGAACCCGCGGCTGCGCGAGGCCGTCGCCGACATCGCGAGCGCCGTGCGGGGCGTGCCCAAGGACGACCTGGTCGGCGAGCACATCCGCCAGCACCGCCGCACCGTGCGGCTGGCACGCGGCGCGGTGGCGGCCCTGGTGCTGCTCACCGTCGGCGTGCTGATAGCGGCTTTTCTCGCGGTGGGACAACGGGATTCCGCTCGCGCCCAGGCGCGGACCGCTTCCGCGCGCGGCCTGGCGTCCGCGGCGGTGGCCGCGTTGCGCACGGACCTGTCGCTGGCCCAGGCGTTGGCCGCCGAGGCCTACCGGGTCGAGGCGAACGGGCAGACGCGCGCGGCGTTGTTCCAGGCGCTGACGGCGAGTCCGCAGCTCGACCGGTACGTGTCCGTGGGCGCGTGGTCGTCGCTCGCGGCGTCCGCCGACGGCGAGGTCGTGGTGGCCGGCACCGAGGACGGGCGGGTGGTCCGGCTCGACCTGGCCGGCGGTCGGTCGGAACAGCGGCTCGGCGACCGGCCGGTGCGCTCCGTGGCGATCAGCGCCGACGGAGGCGTGGTCGCGGCGGCTTCGGCCGGTTCCGGGCTGCGCTGGGACGTTGCCGGCGGTGTGCGGACCTTCGACCTCCCGGACGGCGACCCGGACGTGCTGGCCGCGGTGTCACCGTCCGGCCGATTTTCTGCGGTGTACAGCACGACGGCGACCGCGACCGACGACTCCGGCGCCTCGGCCGGTACCCGGATCGTCCACGATGGACAGACGGACCGGGTGCTCACGCGCGCGGACACCACGTTCCCGCTGCTGTTCCTGCGCATGACCGACGACGACACGCTGCTGGAAGTCTCCTACGACAACTGGGTGCGCCGCGCGCCCGCCACGCTGGACGTCAAGTCGGCCACCCCGGCCAACGTCATGCCGGGCAACGGTGTCACCCCCGGCCTGTCGGCCGACGGCGCCCACCTCGGCTACTCCTGGGAGAACGGGACCGAGCTGTGGCACACCACGGCCACCGCTCCAGCCCACAACGCCCCGCAGCGGCGCGTCCCACCCGGCCGGGCGAGCCCGTCGTCCGTGGGCGTGAGCAACGACGGCGCCCGCACGGCCGTCGCCGACACCGGCACGATCTTCGTCTACGACATGACCGGTCCCGACCCCGGCGAACGCCTGCGGCTGGAGGGCAACAGCGCGACACCGTTCGTGGAGTTCCTGGGCGACAACGACCACCTGGTCTCCGCCGCACGCGACCAGCTCGTGCTGTGGGACCTGACCGCCAACACCCGCATCGGGTCGACGTTGCCCGTCCAGGTCCCGCTGGTGTGCACGGCCTGCCCCGCGGCGTCTGTTGCGGTGTCCAACGGCAAAACCGCGATCACGGCAGGCGCGGAGCTGACGGTGGACACGCGCGCGTTGACCGTCGACCCACCCGACGCGTTCGGACCGGCCGTGTGGCGCGGCGACCACCTGTACGTCGTGACCACACCCGACGGCATCGGCGAAACCTGGGAGGTGCGCGACGGCATGCGCCGCCTCGCCCGGTGGCAGGGCCAGGTGAGCGCCACGGACGTCCTCGCGATGGGCGTCTCCGCCGACGAACGCCGCGTCGTCACGGTGAACGAGCTGGGCGACGTCCAGGTCCTGGAGGGCGCGGACCTCGCCGCCGCGCGCACGATCCCGTTGGGCCGCAGACTGGACCAGGACGGCTGGCGCCCCTCCCCGCACCTTGCCGCCGTGAGCCCCGACGCTTCTTCTGCCGTCGTCGTCACCCCCACCTCCGTGGAACTGGTGGACGCTGTCTCAGGCGCGCGCCGCTCGTTGCCGGGCGGCGGCGCGTCGTCGGTGACGTTCACCGGTGACAGCCTGCTGGTGCAGCGCTCGGACAGCATCGAGGTCTGGGATCTCGCCGGCTCCGTGCGGCGGCACTCGTTCCGCACCGACCCGAGCTACCTGCCGGGCATCGCCGCCGGCTCGACGTTCGTGACCCAGATGCGCCGCGACCGCGTCATGGTGGTCTTCGCGGTGACCGGCGAGCAGGTGGGCGAGATCCGCCTCGCTCCGCAGGTGAGCCGCTACGGCCGGATCGGGATGGCGTTCGACGGCGACCAGCGCGTGCTGACCGCGGTGTCCGAGACCGACCTGCGTTCGTGGGACCTCTCGGCGGAGAACTGGGTGCGTGCCGCGTGCACGTCGGCCGGCCGTGACCTGACCGCGGAGGAGTGGCAGCGCTACGTCGGCTCGGCGCCCCCTGACCTCACCTGCGGCTGA
- a CDS encoding class I SAM-dependent methyltransferase, protein MKEVVESGYDAIARTYLEWSAEIRDDPRAHYLGVLDQELANNADVLELGCGAGVPSTRRLAERHNVTGVDLSRKQVELAGENVPNARFVKADMSVVGFEEHSFDAVVALYSILHLPRAEQPGLFGRIARWLRPGGVFLASLGTGTPDTTERWLGVDMFFGSNTPERNRELLEEHFTVEVDDLVTMHEPGPATFQWVLSRR, encoded by the coding sequence GTGAAGGAGGTCGTCGAGAGCGGGTACGACGCGATCGCGCGGACCTACCTCGAGTGGTCCGCGGAAATCAGGGACGATCCCCGCGCGCACTACCTGGGCGTGCTCGACCAAGAACTCGCGAACAACGCCGACGTGCTCGAGCTCGGGTGCGGGGCGGGTGTTCCGTCGACCAGGAGGCTGGCGGAACGGCACAACGTCACCGGCGTCGACCTGTCGCGCAAGCAGGTGGAGCTGGCCGGGGAGAACGTGCCGAACGCGAGGTTCGTGAAGGCGGACATGAGCGTCGTCGGCTTCGAGGAGCACAGTTTCGACGCCGTGGTCGCCCTCTACTCGATCCTGCACCTGCCCAGGGCCGAGCAGCCGGGGCTGTTCGGCAGGATCGCGCGGTGGCTGCGGCCCGGTGGGGTGTTCCTGGCCTCGCTCGGCACGGGTACGCCGGACACGACGGAACGCTGGCTCGGCGTGGACATGTTCTTCGGCAGCAACACGCCGGAGCGCAACCGCGAGCTGCTGGAGGAGCACTTCACCGTCGAGGTCGACGACCTGGTCACCATGCACGAACCCGGTCCGGCCACCTTCCAGTGGGTGCTCAGCCGCAGGTGA
- a CDS encoding RNA 2'-phosphotransferase — MDEERMIRLSKRMSKALRHQPERVGLTLDPHGWVSTADLLAALHISRDELDEVVRSNDKQRFTVDGDRIRANQGHSVEVDLALQPQMPPDQLFHGTVRQYLDDIMRDGLRPMARHDVHLSPDRETARRVGARRGRPLVLVVDAKKMHADGHEFRVSANGVWLTQHVPAGYLGEA, encoded by the coding sequence ATGGACGAAGAAAGAATGATCCGCCTGTCGAAGCGGATGTCGAAGGCCCTCCGGCACCAGCCGGAACGCGTCGGCCTCACCCTCGACCCTCACGGCTGGGTCAGTACCGCCGACCTCCTCGCCGCGCTGCACATCAGCCGCGACGAGCTCGACGAGGTCGTCCGCAGCAACGACAAGCAGCGGTTCACCGTCGACGGGGACCGGATCCGGGCCAACCAGGGCCACAGCGTCGAGGTCGACCTGGCGCTGCAGCCGCAGATGCCGCCGGACCAGCTGTTCCACGGCACGGTCAGGCAGTACCTCGACGACATCATGCGCGACGGGCTCCGGCCGATGGCGCGGCACGACGTGCACCTGTCGCCCGACCGGGAGACCGCTCGCCGGGTCGGGGCGCGGCGGGGGCGGCCGTTGGTCCTCGTGGTGGACGCGAAGAAGATGCACGCGGACGGGCACGAGTTCCGGGTCAGTGCGAACGGGGTGTGGCTCACCCAGCACGTGCCCGCCGGTTATCTGGGGGAAGCGTGA
- the soxR gene encoding redox-sensitive transcriptional activator SoxR, with translation MSKLPELLTIGQVAERSGVPHTALRFYEDRGLIGSVRTAGNQRRYQRSVLRRLAFIRTAQRVGLTLEDVRDALAQLPDNRTPTKSDWERLSRSWKTELDARIDALYRLRDRLSGCIGCGCLSLRSCALQNIDDEQAELGPGAPRLKPALEGGTA, from the coding sequence GTGAGCAAGCTGCCCGAACTGCTGACCATCGGCCAGGTCGCCGAACGCAGCGGCGTCCCCCACACCGCCCTGCGCTTCTACGAGGACCGCGGCCTGATCGGCTCGGTGCGCACCGCCGGCAACCAACGCCGCTACCAACGCTCCGTCCTGCGCCGCCTCGCCTTCATCCGCACGGCCCAACGAGTCGGCCTCACCCTCGAAGACGTCCGCGACGCCCTCGCCCAGCTCCCCGACAACCGCACCCCCACCAAGTCCGACTGGGAACGCCTCTCCCGCTCCTGGAAGACCGAGCTCGACGCCCGCATCGACGCCCTCTACCGCCTGCGCGACCGCCTGAGCGGCTGCATCGGCTGCGGCTGCCTGTCGCTGCGCAGCTGCGCGCTGCAGAACATCGACGACGAGCAGGCCGAGCTGGGTCCGGGGGCGCCGCGGCTGAAGCCGGCGCTGGAGGGTGGGACGGCCTGA
- a CDS encoding thiamine pyrophosphate-dependent enzyme, whose amino-acid sequence MQRIPEFFARMTGDEKHEWAAASTIDVLWVLYDRVLNVSPATVDDPDRDRFLLSKGHGPMAYYAVLADKGFIDESILDDWTSWDSPLGQHPDRVLVNGVEISSGSLGHGLPIAVGTAIGQRVAGSAGRTFVLVGDGELDEGSNHEAIAVAARLDVTNLTAIVIDNQSAWYGWPGGVQERFAVEGWAAATIDGRDHEAIYEALTARYDRPNVVVARTEKSY is encoded by the coding sequence ATGCAACGGATACCAGAGTTCTTCGCGAGGATGACCGGGGACGAGAAGCACGAGTGGGCGGCGGCTTCCACGATCGACGTGCTCTGGGTCCTGTACGACCGCGTGCTGAACGTGTCGCCGGCGACCGTCGATGATCCGGACAGGGACCGGTTTCTGCTGTCCAAGGGGCATGGGCCGATGGCGTACTACGCGGTGCTCGCGGACAAGGGGTTCATCGACGAGTCCATTTTGGACGACTGGACGTCGTGGGACAGCCCGCTCGGGCAGCACCCCGACCGCGTGCTCGTCAACGGGGTGGAGATCAGCAGCGGGTCGCTCGGGCACGGGTTGCCGATCGCGGTGGGGACGGCGATCGGGCAGCGGGTCGCGGGGAGTGCGGGGCGGACGTTCGTGCTGGTGGGGGACGGGGAGTTGGACGAGGGCAGCAACCACGAGGCCATCGCGGTGGCGGCCAGGCTGGACGTCACGAACCTCACCGCGATCGTGATCGACAACCAGTCCGCGTGGTACGGCTGGCCCGGCGGGGTTCAGGAGCGGTTCGCGGTCGAGGGCTGGGCGGCGGCGACCATCGACGGGCGCGACCACGAGGCGATCTACGAGGCGTTGACCGCGCGTTACGACCGGCCGAACGTCGTGGTCGCCAGGACGGAGAAGAGCTACTGA
- a CDS encoding transketolase family protein, translated as MTMREAFIKTVTEALHTDPRVAVVTAVISAANFPQDHERVVDVGIREQTMVGVAAGLALTGLRPVVHSYAPFLVERPYEQIKLDIGHQDVGAVFVSIGASYDDPVWGRTHQSPGDVALFDTLPGWEVHVPGHPEEVAPLLKEALKNDNRVYMRLSLHENAQAYPVGEGFTALRYGKRGVVVAVGPVLDRVLKAVEAEKADVTVLYASTIRPFDSDGLRKAVADTDHADVLVVEPYLEGTSAHLISESLQQIPHRVRCTGVKRHAELRNYGTAEDHDAAHDLDVVGLGSAVRSFFRG; from the coding sequence ATGACGATGCGTGAGGCGTTCATCAAGACGGTCACCGAAGCGCTGCACACGGATCCGAGGGTCGCCGTTGTGACCGCGGTGATCTCGGCGGCCAACTTTCCACAAGACCACGAACGAGTAGTAGACGTCGGTATTCGCGAGCAGACGATGGTCGGCGTTGCGGCCGGCCTCGCGCTCACGGGGCTGAGGCCGGTCGTGCACAGCTACGCGCCGTTTCTCGTCGAACGGCCCTACGAGCAGATCAAGCTCGATATCGGCCATCAGGACGTGGGGGCGGTGTTCGTGAGTATCGGGGCGTCATATGACGACCCGGTTTGGGGGCGCACGCACCAGTCGCCGGGAGACGTCGCGTTGTTCGACACGCTGCCGGGGTGGGAAGTACACGTGCCGGGGCATCCGGAAGAAGTCGCTCCTCTGCTCAAGGAAGCCCTCAAAAATGACAACCGCGTCTACATGAGGCTTTCGTTGCACGAGAACGCGCAGGCGTATCCGGTGGGTGAGGGGTTCACCGCGCTGCGTTACGGAAAACGCGGGGTCGTCGTGGCAGTCGGACCGGTGCTCGACCGTGTGCTGAAGGCCGTGGAAGCGGAAAAGGCCGACGTCACGGTGTTGTACGCGTCGACGATTCGACCGTTCGACTCGGACGGTCTGCGCAAAGCGGTGGCGGACACGGACCATGCCGACGTACTGGTGGTGGAGCCGTACCTCGAGGGAACTTCAGCTCATCTGATTTCCGAAAGTTTGCAACAAATCCCGCACCGCGTTCGTTGTACAGGTGTCAAACGGCACGCAGAGCTCCGCAACTACGGCACGGCCGAGGACCATGACGCCGCTCATGACCTCGACGTGGTGGGGCTGGGGAGTGCTGTGCGGAGTTTCTTCAGGGGGTGA
- the hisH gene encoding imidazole glycerol phosphate synthase subunit HisH, with the protein MAPRVVVLDYGSGNLRSAERALQRVGAHVEVTADPKAAKDADGLVVPGVGAYAACMEGLNSVRGARIIGERLAGGRPVLGICVGMQILFERGIEHGVLTEGCGEWPGTVERLDAPIVPHMGWNTVRTPEGSKLFAGLDEDTRFYFVHSYGVRKWELEPAEHIRPPLVTWADHAGDEFVAAVENGPLWATQFHPEKSGDAGAQLLRNWLTGLS; encoded by the coding sequence GTGGCACCTCGCGTCGTCGTACTCGACTATGGCTCCGGCAACCTGCGCTCCGCCGAGCGCGCGCTCCAGCGGGTCGGCGCCCATGTCGAGGTGACCGCGGACCCCAAGGCCGCGAAGGACGCCGACGGGCTCGTCGTGCCCGGTGTCGGGGCCTACGCGGCGTGCATGGAGGGCCTCAACTCGGTGCGCGGGGCGCGGATCATCGGCGAGCGGCTGGCCGGTGGGCGGCCGGTGCTCGGGATCTGCGTGGGCATGCAGATCCTGTTCGAGCGCGGCATCGAGCACGGGGTGCTGACCGAGGGCTGCGGCGAGTGGCCGGGCACCGTCGAGCGGCTGGACGCGCCGATCGTGCCGCACATGGGGTGGAACACCGTCCGCACGCCGGAGGGGTCCAAGCTCTTCGCGGGCCTGGACGAGGACACCCGGTTCTACTTCGTGCACTCCTACGGCGTGCGCAAGTGGGAGCTGGAACCGGCCGAGCACATCCGCCCGCCGCTGGTGACGTGGGCCGACCACGCCGGGGACGAGTTCGTGGCCGCGGTCGAGAACGGGCCGCTGTGGGCGACCCAGTTCCACCCGGAGAAGTCCGGCGATGCCGGGGCACAGCTGCTGCGGAACTGGTTGACTGGCTTGTCGTGA